In Microbulbifer salipaludis, a genomic segment contains:
- the ptsN gene encoding PTS IIA-like nitrogen regulatory protein PtsN: MTLEALLSPRLSLCHLAGSSKKKLLLNIAQAISEQYPDLDSDTIFNQLVARERLGSTGIGEGVAIPHCRLPGCAGPIGVLCTTSPAVDFDAIDRQPVDLLFALLVPEDSDQEHLDTLAEIAALFSDSRVREKLRAATTSDELYALAINSAAAA; this comes from the coding sequence ATGACATTGGAAGCATTACTCTCTCCCCGCCTGAGCCTTTGCCATCTGGCGGGGAGCAGCAAAAAAAAGCTGTTACTCAACATCGCCCAGGCGATTTCCGAGCAATATCCCGATCTGGATTCCGACACGATCTTCAACCAGCTGGTTGCCCGGGAGCGCCTTGGCTCTACCGGCATCGGCGAAGGCGTTGCTATCCCTCACTGCCGCCTGCCCGGCTGTGCTGGCCCGATCGGCGTACTGTGTACCACATCCCCGGCGGTGGACTTCGATGCCATCGACCGCCAGCCGGTGGATTTGCTGTTTGCCCTGCTGGTGCCCGAAGACTCGGACCAGGAGCACCTGGACACCCTCGCCGAAATTGCAGCCCTGTTCAGCGATAGCCGTGTGCGGGAAAAACTGCGTGCGGCCACCACCAGCGATGAACTTTACGCACTGGCCATCAATAGCGCCGCCGCGGCATAA
- the hpf gene encoding ribosome hibernation-promoting factor, HPF/YfiA family has protein sequence MQINISGHHVDVTPAIRDYCQTKLDKLSRHNDLITNTQVILSVDKLIQKAEARVHVSGNKDIFADSESEDMYAAIDSLTDKLDRQLLKHKEKLRSHR, from the coding sequence ATGCAGATCAATATCAGTGGCCACCATGTAGACGTTACTCCGGCCATTCGCGATTACTGCCAGACCAAACTGGACAAGCTCTCCCGCCACAATGACCTGATTACCAATACACAGGTCATTCTTTCCGTCGACAAACTGATCCAGAAAGCCGAAGCACGGGTTCACGTGAGCGGCAACAAGGATATTTTTGCCGATTCGGAGTCTGAGGACATGTACGCAGCGATCGATTCGCTGACTGACAAACTCGACCGGCAACTGCTGAAACACAAAGAGAAGTTACGCAGTCACCGCTAG
- a CDS encoding RNA polymerase factor sigma-54, translating into MKQSLQLKLGTQLTMTPQLQQAIRLLQLSTLDLQQEIQSALDSNPLLESDFEEHTGEPHQDQNTPAQSETKEPETRAQEAARETQGESTADGDWNSEIPDDLPVDTRWDDIYTGGSYTGGDGDEYALEQRNAASESLQDHLLWQLNLTPLTDIDKLIGETLIDAIAPNGFLDADLNEVAATFEVEADEVLTVLKTIQQLEPAGCGARDLRESLLLQLRQLPEQTPWMTEALLVVSQHLDLLGKRDFRQLTRRTRLNESQLGEVMRLIQTLTPYPGEAFGGEEPQYVVPDVIVSRKHNRWVVELNPETTPKLRINDAYASLIKRADNSSDNNYLRDNLQEARWFLKSLQSRHETLLKVASCIVEKQQGFFELGPEGMKPMVLANIAETIGMHESTISRVTTQKYMLTPRGVFELKYFFSSHVSTDSGEDASSTAIRALIRKLIDAEQPRKPLSDNKITQELDSQGIKVARRTVAKYRESMGIPSSSERKRLV; encoded by the coding sequence ATGAAGCAGTCACTCCAGTTAAAACTCGGCACACAGCTGACGATGACACCGCAGTTGCAGCAGGCGATCCGTCTGCTGCAATTGTCGACGCTGGATCTGCAACAAGAAATCCAGTCGGCCCTCGACAGCAACCCCCTGCTGGAATCCGACTTCGAAGAACACACCGGCGAGCCCCATCAGGACCAGAACACCCCTGCGCAATCCGAAACCAAAGAGCCGGAGACCCGCGCGCAGGAAGCTGCCCGCGAGACGCAGGGCGAGTCTACGGCCGATGGTGACTGGAACAGCGAAATCCCGGACGACCTGCCAGTCGACACCCGCTGGGACGATATCTACACCGGCGGCAGCTATACCGGCGGCGATGGCGATGAATACGCGCTGGAACAGCGCAACGCGGCCTCCGAAAGCCTGCAGGACCACCTGCTGTGGCAACTGAACCTGACCCCGCTGACGGATATCGACAAGCTCATCGGCGAAACCCTGATCGACGCCATCGCCCCCAACGGCTTCCTCGACGCGGACCTAAACGAGGTGGCCGCCACCTTCGAGGTGGAAGCCGACGAAGTACTGACCGTACTGAAGACCATCCAACAGCTGGAGCCCGCCGGCTGTGGTGCCCGCGACCTGCGCGAGAGCCTGCTGCTGCAACTGCGCCAGCTGCCGGAACAGACCCCATGGATGACCGAGGCCCTGCTGGTGGTGAGCCAGCACCTCGACCTGCTGGGCAAGCGGGACTTCCGCCAACTGACCCGCCGCACGCGGCTCAACGAGTCACAGCTCGGCGAGGTCATGCGACTGATCCAGACTCTCACCCCCTACCCGGGCGAAGCCTTCGGCGGTGAAGAGCCCCAGTATGTGGTGCCCGATGTGATCGTCAGCCGCAAGCACAACCGCTGGGTCGTCGAGCTCAACCCCGAGACCACGCCCAAGCTGCGCATCAATGACGCCTATGCCTCACTGATCAAGCGCGCCGATAACTCCAGTGACAACAACTATCTGCGCGACAACCTCCAGGAAGCGCGCTGGTTCCTGAAAAGCCTGCAAAGCCGCCACGAGACACTGCTCAAGGTGGCCAGCTGCATCGTGGAAAAGCAGCAGGGCTTTTTTGAACTGGGGCCAGAAGGCATGAAACCCATGGTACTGGCGAACATTGCCGAGACCATCGGCATGCACGAGTCGACCATTTCCCGGGTGACCACGCAGAAGTACATGCTCACGCCCCGCGGTGTCTTCGAGCTGAAATACTTCTTCTCCAGCCATGTGAGCACCGACTCCGGGGAGGATGCCTCGTCCACCGCCATCCGCGCCCTGATCCGCAAGCTTATTGATGCCGAACAGCCGCGCAAGCCGCTGTCGGACAACAAAATCACTCAGGAGCTGGACTCCCAGGGCATCAAGGTCGCGCGACGTACAGTGGCCAAGTACCGTGAATCCATGGGCATTCCCTCGTCCAGCGAGAGAAAACGACTGGTTTAG
- the lptB gene encoding LPS export ABC transporter ATP-binding protein, which yields MPTLKALHLAKQYKKRKVVQDVSVSVSSGQVVGLLGPNGAGKTTCFYMIAGLVQADAGQVMIDDEDITGLSMHGRARKGIGYLPQEASVFRRLTVADNILAILETRKDLNRSQRMAQLEALLEEFHITHIRDSLGMALSGGERRRVEIARALATNPAFVLLDEPFAGVDPISVNDIKQIIRHLRDRGIGVLITDHNVRETLDICETAFIVSEGHIIASGDPRDVAENKQVKDVYLGHEFTI from the coding sequence ATGCCGACGCTCAAAGCGTTACATCTCGCCAAGCAGTACAAAAAACGCAAAGTCGTTCAGGATGTGTCCGTGAGCGTATCCAGCGGACAGGTGGTGGGCCTGCTGGGCCCTAATGGTGCCGGCAAAACCACGTGTTTCTACATGATCGCCGGCCTGGTCCAGGCGGATGCCGGCCAGGTCATGATCGACGACGAAGATATCACCGGTCTTTCCATGCACGGCCGCGCCCGCAAGGGCATTGGCTACCTGCCTCAGGAAGCATCGGTATTCCGCCGCCTGACCGTGGCGGACAACATTCTCGCCATTCTCGAAACCCGCAAGGACCTCAACCGTAGCCAGCGTATGGCGCAACTTGAGGCCCTGCTGGAGGAATTCCACATCACCCACATCCGCGACAGTCTGGGGATGGCGCTGTCCGGCGGCGAGCGCCGTCGCGTTGAAATTGCGCGGGCCCTGGCGACCAACCCCGCCTTTGTCCTGCTGGATGAGCCCTTTGCCGGTGTCGACCCCATTTCGGTCAACGATATCAAGCAAATTATCCGCCATCTGCGGGACCGCGGTATCGGCGTACTGATTACCGACCACAATGTGCGCGAAACCCTGGATATCTGCGAGACCGCATTTATCGTCAGCGAGGGGCACATCATCGCCTCCGGCGACCCCAGAGACGTAGCAGAAAACAAACAGGTGAAAGATGTCTATCTGGGACACGAATTCACCATTTGA
- the lptA gene encoding lipopolysaccharide transport periplasmic protein LptA, producing MKSANAARTLLATTLAAVVALASLQAQALPNDRQQPVKVSADNLEANRSKNLSVYSGNVVITQGSLQIRADRVEVHGNASGEIRKVVAIGTPAHFQQQVEESTSPVKARARRIEFLVSTDALQLTGEAFVDRDGNTLSAERIDYDLNSEQMQAQGQSEKKRVEMIWKPEAQPAPKPVEDGQ from the coding sequence ATGAAGTCCGCTAATGCCGCCCGCACACTGCTCGCAACCACGTTGGCGGCGGTGGTCGCGCTGGCCAGCCTGCAGGCGCAGGCTCTACCCAATGATCGCCAGCAGCCGGTGAAAGTATCCGCCGACAACCTGGAGGCCAACCGCAGCAAAAACCTCTCGGTCTATAGCGGCAATGTGGTCATTACCCAGGGCTCCCTGCAGATCCGCGCAGACCGGGTTGAGGTACACGGCAATGCCAGCGGCGAAATCCGCAAGGTGGTCGCCATCGGCACCCCCGCTCACTTCCAGCAGCAGGTGGAAGAAAGCACCAGCCCGGTCAAGGCGCGCGCCCGGCGGATTGAATTTCTGGTGAGCACCGATGCCCTGCAGCTGACCGGTGAAGCCTTCGTCGACCGGGACGGCAACACCCTCTCCGCCGAGCGCATCGATTACGACCTCAATAGCGAGCAGATGCAGGCCCAGGGCCAATCGGAGAAGAAGCGCGTGGAAATGATCTGGAAGCCCGAAGCGCAGCCCGCCCCCAAACCGGTCGAAGACGGCCAGTAG
- the lptC gene encoding LPS export ABC transporter periplasmic protein LptC: MRTWLPLVIVVMLITLGLWFTESPPDQLMGKRPTQQEHNRAADLIIRGARTRHYDVNGNLAYEVDAERVTFFQFARRDRADLTEPRMMFYQGEDSRWRTESRSGVAYNNGQRVVLKGDVSIKELPGPGITLRTPKIEIRPREEFAETDKVVTITDGPNLTTGKGLRADLKQDKVEILSDVESRYEVR; this comes from the coding sequence ATGCGCACCTGGCTACCACTGGTGATTGTGGTGATGCTGATTACCCTGGGACTCTGGTTTACCGAGAGCCCGCCAGATCAGCTAATGGGCAAGCGCCCCACCCAGCAGGAACACAACAGGGCCGCGGATCTCATCATCCGGGGTGCCCGCACGCGTCACTACGATGTGAACGGCAATCTCGCCTATGAAGTCGACGCCGAGCGCGTCACCTTCTTCCAGTTTGCGCGGCGGGATCGGGCCGACCTCACCGAGCCACGCATGATGTTCTACCAGGGCGAAGACTCCCGCTGGCGCACGGAATCGCGCTCTGGTGTCGCCTACAACAATGGGCAAAGGGTCGTACTGAAGGGGGATGTCTCCATCAAGGAGCTGCCGGGGCCAGGTATTACCCTGCGGACACCGAAAATCGAAATCAGGCCTCGCGAAGAATTCGCCGAGACTGACAAAGTTGTTACCATTACCGACGGCCCCAACCTCACAACCGGCAAGGGCCTGCGCGCCGATCTAAAACAAGACAAGGTGGAAATTCTGTCCGATGTGGAAAGCCGCTATGAAGTCCGCTAA
- a CDS encoding HAD-IIIA family hydrolase, with the protein MSHTDNAPSDQEIQERLSRVRHLILDVDGVLTDGRLYFDNHGNELKTFHTLDGHGIKMLQQSGVAVAIITGRRSSLVEKRAHDLGITRLIQGREDKYSAFQELFANEPHTLENIAYVGDDYPDLQLMTRVGCPIAVPDAAPPVKERALFTTERKGGLGAVREVCDRIMQAQGTFDAALAPYLTHVEK; encoded by the coding sequence GTGAGCCACACCGACAACGCGCCCAGCGACCAGGAAATCCAGGAAAGACTCAGCCGGGTTCGCCATCTGATTCTCGACGTGGACGGCGTACTGACCGACGGACGACTGTATTTTGACAATCACGGCAATGAACTGAAAACCTTCCACACCCTCGATGGGCATGGCATCAAGATGCTGCAGCAATCGGGTGTGGCCGTCGCCATCATTACCGGTCGACGTAGCTCCCTGGTGGAAAAACGTGCGCATGATCTGGGAATCACCCGGCTGATTCAGGGGCGTGAAGACAAATACAGCGCCTTTCAGGAGCTGTTCGCCAACGAACCCCACACGCTGGAAAACATTGCCTACGTGGGCGATGACTACCCGGACCTGCAGCTGATGACCCGCGTCGGCTGCCCCATTGCCGTGCCCGACGCAGCACCGCCAGTAAAGGAGCGCGCGCTGTTCACCACCGAGCGCAAAGGGGGACTTGGCGCGGTACGAGAGGTCTGCGACCGCATCATGCAGGCACAGGGCACCTTTGACGCCGCACTCGCACCTTACCTGACACACGTAGAAAAATAA
- a CDS encoding KpsF/GutQ family sugar-phosphate isomerase has translation MGTDLIIQAGRRTIAMETAAVAALEARIGADFRQACDLILACKGRVIVSGMGKSGHVGRKIAATLASTGTPSFFVHPGEASHGDLGMITRQDLVIAISNSGSSAEVLTLLPLLKRLGIPLISMAGKPDSPLAQSADVNLDIAVDTEACPLNLAPTSSTTVTLVMGDALAVALLEARGFTAEDFAFSHPGGALGRQLLLKVEDVMHAGDELPQVTPDTPLATALLEMTSKGFGMTTVVDSAGQLLGVFTDGDLRRVIDQKFELDSATMDQVMSRRPKTVGAHTLAAEALRIMEDNKITALVVEDSEHHPIGLLHMHDILRAGVI, from the coding sequence ATGGGAACAGATCTGATCATTCAGGCCGGGCGCCGCACCATTGCCATGGAAACCGCGGCCGTAGCCGCCCTTGAAGCGCGCATCGGTGCCGATTTCAGGCAGGCGTGCGACTTGATCCTGGCGTGTAAGGGGCGCGTTATTGTTTCTGGCATGGGCAAATCTGGCCATGTTGGGCGCAAAATAGCCGCCACCCTCGCCAGCACAGGCACACCGAGCTTCTTTGTGCACCCGGGCGAAGCCAGCCACGGGGACCTGGGCATGATCACCCGCCAGGATCTGGTGATTGCCATTTCCAATTCTGGCTCCTCCGCGGAAGTACTCACTCTGCTGCCGCTGCTCAAGCGCCTGGGCATCCCCCTGATCAGCATGGCGGGCAAGCCGGACTCCCCACTTGCCCAGTCCGCCGACGTAAACCTGGATATCGCGGTCGACACCGAAGCCTGCCCGCTGAACCTCGCCCCAACCTCGTCAACTACGGTGACGCTGGTCATGGGCGATGCCCTCGCGGTGGCACTGCTCGAAGCCCGCGGATTCACCGCTGAAGACTTTGCCTTTTCCCACCCCGGTGGCGCACTCGGCCGCCAGCTGCTGCTCAAGGTGGAAGACGTAATGCACGCCGGCGACGAACTGCCACAAGTGACACCCGATACACCCCTGGCCACCGCCCTGCTGGAAATGACCAGCAAGGGGTTCGGTATGACCACAGTGGTCGACAGCGCGGGTCAGCTGCTCGGCGTATTTACCGACGGCGATTTGCGGCGCGTCATTGACCAGAAGTTCGAGCTGGACAGCGCCACTATGGATCAGGTCATGAGCCGTCGACCGAAAACCGTCGGTGCGCATACACTGGCAGCGGAAGCATTGCGCATCATGGAAGACAACAAGATCACCGCGCTGGTGGTGGAGGATTCCGAACACCACCCGATCGGCCTGCTGCACATGCACGACATACTGCGCGCTGGTGTCATCTGA
- a CDS encoding ABC transporter substrate-binding protein, translating into MSALITTRIHTASKPLGKVRALVSVFLLCCVAPFAAASQNPYTLIEGVSNELLGVIRSEGRNVSANPQRYYSAVDRVLAPVVDFDFIARGVMGSHAKKATPAQRAKFASTFRRDLVATFARGVASFGNMDVKVLNPGSAPSGNRVNVLQEVRSKEGVTKVSYTLVRNRSGQWKLINVILNGVNLGKTFRGQFSQAMQANGGDIDKVIAGWSAADQVG; encoded by the coding sequence GTGAGCGCACTCATCACTACCCGGATCCACACCGCCAGCAAGCCGCTGGGCAAGGTTCGGGCGCTGGTTTCTGTATTTCTGCTGTGCTGTGTGGCGCCATTCGCGGCGGCATCGCAAAACCCCTACACCCTGATTGAGGGGGTTTCCAACGAGCTTCTCGGGGTGATTCGCAGCGAGGGTCGGAATGTCAGTGCCAACCCACAGCGTTACTATTCTGCGGTGGACCGCGTGCTCGCACCGGTCGTGGATTTTGATTTTATCGCCCGGGGTGTCATGGGCAGTCATGCTAAAAAAGCGACTCCGGCCCAGCGCGCCAAGTTTGCCAGTACGTTTCGGCGCGATCTGGTGGCCACCTTTGCCCGCGGTGTGGCGTCTTTCGGCAACATGGATGTGAAGGTGTTGAATCCCGGCTCTGCCCCCAGTGGCAATCGTGTCAACGTGCTGCAGGAGGTGCGCAGTAAGGAGGGGGTGACCAAGGTTTCCTACACGCTGGTGCGCAACCGCAGCGGTCAGTGGAAGTTGATTAATGTGATTCTGAACGGGGTCAACCTGGGCAAGACGTTCCGCGGACAATTCTCGCAGGCCATGCAGGCAAATGGCGGCGATATCGACAAGGTGATCGCGGGCTGGTCGGCGGCAGACCAGGTTGGCTGA
- a CDS encoding BolA family protein produces MQPDQIKALIEGQIPGSQVEAAFEGSHLQLTVISDAFNGLSRLKKQQLVYGALSDKIADGTLHAVQMKTLTPEEAGQ; encoded by the coding sequence ATGCAACCAGATCAGATCAAAGCCCTCATTGAAGGGCAAATTCCCGGCAGCCAGGTTGAAGCTGCGTTTGAAGGCAGCCACCTGCAATTGACCGTTATCAGCGACGCATTCAATGGCCTGAGCCGTTTGAAAAAGCAGCAGCTGGTGTACGGTGCGCTGTCCGACAAGATTGCCGACGGCACCCTGCACGCCGTGCAGATGAAAACCCTGACGCCGGAAGAAGCCGGCCAGTAA
- the murA gene encoding UDP-N-acetylglucosamine 1-carboxyvinyltransferase: MDKLIIEGGSPISGTLKISGAKNSALPILAATLLADGPVQIHNLPHLNDITTMITLLRCMGADITIDERLGVEIDPRSVNELTAPYELVKTMRASILVLGPLLARHGVANVSFPGGCAIGSRPVDIHLKGLEAMGAEITIDEGFIRARSNGRLKGANIVMEKVTVGGTENLLMAAALAEGTSVLHNAAREPEIVDLAEFLMAMGAQIEGAGTDTIRVHGVPRLHPCSYTVMPDRIETGTFLAAAAAARGKVRLTHTRADILDAVLVKFEEAGAHISIGDDWIELDMKGNRPKAVSFRTAPYPAFPTDMQSQFTAMNAVAEGRGTVVETIFENRLIQVHELNRMGANIVLEGNTAIVTGVEKLKGAPVMASDLRASASLVIAGMVAEGTTIVDRIYHIDRGYECIEEKLQQLGANIRRVPG; the protein is encoded by the coding sequence ATGGATAAACTGATTATCGAAGGGGGTAGCCCCATCTCCGGAACCTTGAAAATTTCCGGGGCCAAGAATTCTGCGTTGCCGATCCTGGCGGCAACGCTGTTGGCCGATGGGCCTGTGCAGATTCACAATCTGCCGCACCTCAACGATATCACCACCATGATTACCCTGCTGCGGTGTATGGGGGCAGATATCACCATCGATGAGCGGCTGGGTGTGGAGATTGATCCGCGTTCGGTGAATGAGCTGACCGCCCCCTACGAGCTGGTGAAAACCATGCGCGCCTCCATTCTGGTGCTGGGCCCGCTGTTGGCCCGTCACGGGGTGGCCAATGTTTCCTTTCCCGGTGGCTGCGCCATTGGCAGTCGCCCGGTGGATATCCACCTCAAGGGGCTGGAGGCCATGGGAGCGGAAATCACCATCGATGAGGGTTTCATCCGCGCGCGCAGTAATGGACGCCTCAAGGGCGCCAATATTGTGATGGAAAAAGTGACCGTCGGCGGTACAGAAAACCTGCTGATGGCCGCTGCGCTGGCAGAAGGTACTTCCGTGCTGCACAACGCTGCGCGGGAGCCGGAAATTGTCGACCTGGCGGAATTTCTGATGGCGATGGGCGCACAGATCGAGGGTGCGGGTACCGACACTATTCGCGTGCACGGTGTGCCACGCCTGCATCCCTGCTCTTATACCGTGATGCCGGACCGAATTGAAACCGGAACCTTCCTGGCAGCTGCCGCAGCCGCGCGTGGCAAGGTGCGCTTGACGCATACCCGCGCCGATATTCTCGATGCAGTGCTGGTGAAGTTTGAAGAAGCGGGTGCCCATATCAGTATCGGTGACGACTGGATTGAGCTGGACATGAAGGGGAATCGTCCGAAGGCGGTCAGCTTCCGCACCGCGCCTTACCCCGCCTTCCCGACCGATATGCAGTCCCAGTTCACCGCCATGAATGCGGTGGCCGAAGGACGCGGCACGGTGGTCGAAACCATTTTCGAAAATCGGCTGATCCAGGTGCATGAGCTGAATCGTATGGGAGCGAATATCGTTCTCGAGGGCAATACCGCTATTGTGACCGGTGTGGAAAAACTGAAGGGTGCGCCGGTAATGGCGTCCGACCTGCGCGCCTCCGCGAGTCTCGTGATCGCGGGGATGGTGGCCGAGGGGACGACGATCGTAGACCGTATTTACCATATCGACCGCGGTTACGAGTGCATTGAAGAGAAACTCCAGCAGCTGGGTGCCAACATTCGCCGCGTTCCAGGCTGA
- the hisG gene encoding ATP phosphoribosyltransferase translates to MQITIALTKGRILKETLPLLAAAGLEPLEDIAKSRKLIFATNQENVRLLILRGSDVPTYVQHGAADMGVAGKDNLLEHDNSNLYEPLDLNIARCRLMTAGIKGAPLPSGRIKVATKFVQSAKRYYAAQGRQADIIKLYGAMELAPLMDLADEIVDIVDTGNTLKANGLEARDHIADISSRLIVNKASMKMKYSAINALVEQLAKAVNVSKAD, encoded by the coding sequence ATGCAGATCACTATTGCCCTGACCAAGGGGCGTATTCTCAAGGAAACGCTGCCACTACTGGCTGCCGCTGGCCTCGAGCCGCTGGAAGATATCGCCAAGAGTCGCAAGCTGATCTTCGCCACCAACCAGGAAAACGTTCGCCTGCTGATCCTGCGCGGCTCCGATGTGCCCACCTACGTACAGCATGGGGCGGCGGACATGGGCGTGGCGGGCAAGGACAACCTGCTTGAGCATGACAACAGCAACCTTTACGAACCCCTGGATTTGAATATTGCCCGCTGTCGCCTGATGACCGCGGGCATCAAGGGTGCCCCGTTGCCCAGTGGTCGCATCAAGGTGGCGACCAAGTTTGTGCAGTCAGCGAAGCGCTACTATGCGGCGCAGGGGCGTCAGGCGGACATCATCAAGCTGTACGGAGCCATGGAGCTGGCACCGCTCATGGATCTGGCGGACGAAATTGTGGATATTGTGGATACCGGCAATACTCTCAAAGCCAACGGTCTGGAGGCGCGAGACCACATTGCGGACATCAGCAGTCGGCTGATCGTCAACAAGGCCTCCATGAAAATGAAGTACAGTGCCATCAATGCGCTGGTGGAGCAGTTGGCAAAAGCCGTAAACGTGTCCAAAGCCGATTGA
- the hisD gene encoding histidinol dehydrogenase, which yields MREFSIRRLDAGSPDFSSELDHLLAWESVADLQVEAAVSEILQQVKNRGDAAVIEFTNRFDRRNLQSAAEFCLGKDALQQALQRIPAESREALETAAKRVREYHQHQLQSSWQYREADGTLLGQQITPMERVGIYVPGGKASYPSSVLMNAIPAKVAGVDEIQMVVPAPDGQLNDLVLAAAAIAGVDRVFTIGGAQAVAALAYGTDSIARVDKIVGPGNIFVASAKRAVFGQVAIDMIAGPSEILVICDGKTDPDWIAMDLLSQAEHDEQAQSILLSPDADFLDAVEKSLQKLLADLPREAIASRSIADRGALILVRDIAQAIEVSNRIAPEHLEVSVDDPEQYLPQIRHAGAIFLGRYTAEALGDYCAGPNHVLPTSGTARFSSPLGVYDFQKRSSIIFCSPQGADTLGRVAATLAKGEGLDAHARSAEYRVRDTAD from the coding sequence ATGCGTGAATTCTCTATTCGCCGGCTGGATGCCGGCAGCCCGGATTTTTCCAGCGAACTGGACCACTTGCTGGCGTGGGAGTCGGTTGCAGACCTGCAGGTAGAGGCGGCAGTGTCCGAGATTCTCCAGCAGGTAAAAAACCGGGGCGATGCAGCGGTCATCGAATTTACCAATCGCTTTGATCGCCGCAACCTGCAAAGTGCGGCCGAGTTTTGCCTGGGTAAGGATGCTCTGCAGCAGGCGTTGCAGCGTATTCCGGCAGAAAGCCGCGAGGCGCTGGAAACTGCGGCCAAGCGGGTGCGGGAATATCATCAGCACCAGCTGCAGTCGTCCTGGCAATACCGGGAGGCGGACGGCACTCTTCTTGGCCAGCAAATCACCCCGATGGAGCGCGTTGGAATTTATGTGCCCGGCGGCAAGGCCAGCTATCCGTCTTCCGTATTGATGAACGCAATTCCGGCGAAAGTGGCCGGGGTTGATGAAATTCAAATGGTGGTGCCTGCCCCCGATGGCCAGCTCAATGACCTTGTACTGGCGGCGGCGGCGATTGCCGGTGTGGACCGGGTATTTACCATTGGTGGCGCCCAGGCTGTGGCCGCGCTGGCCTATGGGACAGATTCCATCGCACGGGTGGACAAGATTGTGGGCCCGGGCAACATTTTTGTGGCGTCAGCCAAGCGCGCGGTGTTTGGTCAGGTGGCCATCGATATGATCGCTGGGCCCTCGGAAATTCTGGTGATCTGCGACGGCAAGACCGATCCGGACTGGATTGCCATGGACCTGCTTTCCCAGGCGGAGCACGACGAGCAGGCGCAGTCGATCCTGCTGAGCCCGGATGCTGATTTTCTGGATGCGGTGGAAAAATCTCTGCAAAAGCTGCTCGCGGATTTACCCCGGGAAGCCATTGCCAGTCGTTCCATCGCCGATCGCGGTGCCCTGATCCTGGTGCGGGATATTGCCCAGGCCATCGAGGTGTCCAACCGGATTGCCCCTGAGCACCTGGAGGTTTCTGTGGATGATCCGGAACAATATCTGCCGCAGATTCGCCATGCCGGTGCGATTTTCCTCGGCCGCTATACCGCCGAGGCGCTTGGCGATTACTGTGCCGGCCCCAACCATGTGTTGCCCACCAGTGGCACGGCCAGGTTTTCCTCGCCACTAGGTGTTTACGACTTTCAGAAACGCAGCTCGATCATCTTTTGCTCGCCGCAAGGGGCGGATACATTGGGCCGAGTGGCTGCCACGCTGGCGAAAGGGGAGGGGCTCGATGCGCACGCCCGCTCCGCGGAATACCGGGTGCGTGATACCGCGGATTGA
- a CDS encoding nuclear transport factor 2 family protein, protein MPLKTIRLTLLLTLFSGSVFADDREALNDLLNQFLAGAANDIQVHQRFWADDLIYTSSSGQRFGKAVIIDGMQKVKEEKNSRNEEDEASAPMRYRAEDTDIRLLDSTAIIAFRLIAEPASNSDKQAKRMEFFNTGTFVKRDGEWRALAWQATKIPPANSSDQ, encoded by the coding sequence ATGCCACTCAAGACAATTCGATTAACTCTACTGCTCACACTATTTAGCGGTAGCGTCTTCGCCGATGATCGCGAAGCATTGAACGATCTGCTCAACCAGTTTCTCGCCGGGGCCGCTAACGATATTCAGGTGCACCAGCGTTTCTGGGCCGACGATCTGATCTATACCAGCTCTTCGGGCCAACGCTTTGGAAAAGCAGTGATTATCGACGGGATGCAAAAGGTGAAAGAAGAAAAGAACAGCAGGAATGAAGAGGACGAGGCTTCCGCGCCGATGCGCTACCGCGCGGAAGATACAGATATTCGCCTACTCGACAGTACCGCGATCATCGCCTTTCGGCTGATCGCGGAGCCTGCGTCCAACAGCGACAAGCAAGCGAAAAGAATGGAATTTTTCAACACCGGTACGTTCGTTAAGCGCGATGGCGAATGGCGGGCGCTGGCCTGGCAGGCCACAAAAATCCCACCGGCCAACTCCTCCGACCAATAA